The following coding sequences lie in one Arabidopsis thaliana chromosome 3, partial sequence genomic window:
- a CDS encoding Pectin lyase-like superfamily protein has translation MKKTWFLNFSLFFLQIFTSSNALDVTQFGAVGDGVTDDSQAFLKAWEAVCSGTGDGQFVVPAGMTFMLQPLKFQGSCKSTPVFVQMLGKLVAPSKGNWKGDKDQWILFTDIEGLVIEGDGEINGQGSSWWEHKGSRPTALKFRSCNNLRLSGLTHLDSPMAHIHISECNYVTISSLRINAPESSPNTDGIDVGASSNVVIQDCIIATGDDCIAINSGTSNIHISGIDCGPGHGISIGSLGKDGETATVENVCVQNCNFRGTMNGARIKTWQGGSGYARMITFNGITLDNVENPIIIDQFYNGGDSDNAKDRKSSAVEVSKVVFSNFIGTSKSEYGVDFRCSERVPCTEIFLRDMKIETASSGSGQVAQGQCLNVRGASTIAVPGLECLELSTDMFSSAQLLEQTCMSAQSVQPRTTTQPMQDPIWVFQSRGKQLRVYNIAILVSFISLVTYILAR, from the exons ATG aagaagacttggtTCTTGAATTTCTCACTgttctttcttcaaatcttcaCATCTTCGAATGCATTGGATGTTACTCAATTCGGAGCGGTTGGAGATGGAGTTACAGACGATTCACAG gcgTTCTTGAAAGCTTGGGAAGCTGTGTGTAGCGGAACAGGAGATGGGCAGTTTGTCGTTCCGGCAGGGATGACATTTATGTTACAGCCCCTGAAGTTTCAAGGGTCTTGCAAATCCACCCCTGTTTTTGTTCAG ATGTTAGGCAAGCTGGTTGCACCGAGTAAAGGAAATTGGAAAGGGgacaaagatcaatggatTCTTTTTACAGACATTGAAGGACTTGTGATTGAAGGTGACGGTGAAATTAACGGCCAGGGTTCGAGCTGGTGGGAACACAAAGGCTCTAGACCTACC GCATTGAAGTTCAGGAGCTGCAACAACCTTAGATTGAGTGGGTTAACGCATTTAGATAGTCCAATGGCTCACATTCACATAAGCGAGTGCAACTATGTGACCATCTCAAGCCTACGAATAAATGCACCTGAATCAAGTCCTAACACCGATGGAATCGACGTAGGGGCTTCATCCAACGTTGTCATCCAGGATTGCATCATCGCAACCG GTGATGATTGCATTGCGATTAATTCGGGGACGTCTAACATCCACATTTCCGGTATAGATTGCGGACCAGGCCATGGGATAAG CATAGGAAGCTTGGGAAAAGATGGAGAGACAGCTACAGTGGAGAATGTATGTGTCCAAAACTGTAACTTTAGAGGAACTATGAATGGAGCTCGGATCAAAACTTGGCAG gGCGGATCGGGTTACGCGAGAATGATTACTTTCAATGGAATTACTCTAGACAATGTTGAAAATCCAATCATAATCGATCAGTTCTATAACGGTGGCGATTCCGATAATGCCAAAGATCGTAAG TCGTCGGCAGTGGAAGTGAGCAAAGTGGTGTTTAGTAATTTCATTGGGACGTCAAAGTCAGAGTACGGTGTTGACTTCCGATGCAGCGAGAGAGTTCCATGCACAGAGATTTTCTTGAGAGACATGAAAATAGAAACGGCATCATCAGGATCAGGACAAGTCGCACAAGGACAGTGTTTAAACGTGAGAGGTGCGTCTACAATTGCTGTACCAGGTCTAGAATGTTTAGAACTTTCCACAGATATGTTTTCATCGGCGCAATTGCTGGAACAAACTTGCATGTCGGCACAATCAGTGCAACcaagaacaacaacacaacCGATGCAAGATCCAATATGGGTTTTTCAAAGCAGAGGGAAACAACTTAGAGTTTACAATATTGCCATATTAGTTTCATTTATCTCTTTGGTTACATATATTTTAGCTAGATAG
- a CDS encoding Peptidase S24/S26A/S26B/S26C family protein (Peptidase S24/S26A/S26B/S26C family protein; FUNCTIONS IN: peptidase activity; INVOLVED IN: proteolysis, signal peptide processing; LOCATED IN: endoplasmic reticulum, plasma membrane, membrane; EXPRESSED IN: 26 plant structures; EXPRESSED DURING: 15 growth stages; CONTAINS InterPro DOMAIN/s: Peptidase S24/S26A/S26B, conserved region (InterPro:IPR019759), Peptidase S26B, eukaryotic signal peptidase (InterPro:IPR001733), Peptidase S24/S26A/S26B/S26C (InterPro:IPR015927); BEST Arabidopsis thaliana protein match is: Peptidase S24/S26A/S26B/S26C family protein (TAIR:AT1G52600.1); Has 787 Blast hits to 787 proteins in 329 species: Archae - 103; Bacteria - 112; Metazoa - 226; Fungi - 154; Plants - 91; Viruses - 0; Other Eukaryotes - 101 (source: NCBI BLink).): MGFIGETVDSIKSIKIRQVLTQAITLGMIVTSALIIWKALICVTGSESPVVVVLSESMEPGFQRGDILFLRMTDEPIRAGEIVVFSVDGREIPIVHRAIKVHERGDTKAVDVLTKGDNNDIDDIGLYAEGQLWLHRHHIMGRAVGFLPYVGWVTIIMTEKPIIKYILIGALGLLVITSKD, encoded by the exons ATGGGTTTCATCGGAGAAACTGTAGATTCCATCAAATCTATCAAGATCCGTCAAGTTCTCACTCAGGCTATCACTCTCG gtaTGATCGTTACATCTGCATTGATAATTTGGAAGGCATTGATATGTGTCACTGGCAGTGAATCACCAGTGGTTGTTGTTCTCTCTGAAAGTATGGAACCTGGCTTTCAGAGA GGAGATATATTGTTCTTGCGGATGACTGATGAGCCTATTCGAGCAGGCGAGATTGTTGTGTTCAGTGTTGAT GGTCGTGAAATTCCCATTGTTCATCGAGCAATCAAA GTTCATGAGAGAGGAGATACTAAAGCAGTTGATGTTCTAACAAAAG GTGACAACAATGACATTGATGACATTGGTCTCTATGCTGAAGGACAGCTTTGGCTTCACAGGCATCATATCATGGGCAGAGCTGTTGG ATTCTTGCCTTATGTTGGATGGGTTACTATTATCATGACAGAAAAGCCTATCATCAAG tATATACTCATTGGTGCATTGGGTTTGCTCGTTATAACATCGAAAGACTAA
- a CDS encoding Pectin lyase-like superfamily protein (Pectin lyase-like superfamily protein; FUNCTIONS IN: polygalacturonase activity; INVOLVED IN: response to cyclopentenone, carbohydrate metabolic process; LOCATED IN: anchored to membrane, plant-type cell wall; EXPRESSED IN: 20 plant structures; EXPRESSED DURING: 13 growth stages; CONTAINS InterPro DOMAIN/s: Pectin lyase fold/virulence factor (InterPro:IPR011050), Pectin lyase fold (InterPro:IPR012334), Glycoside hydrolase, family 28 (InterPro:IPR000743), Parallel beta-helix repeat (InterPro:IPR006626); BEST Arabidopsis thaliana protein match is: Pectin lyase-like superfamily protein (TAIR:AT5G27530.1); Has 4574 Blast hits to 4550 proteins in 589 species: Archae - 6; Bacteria - 1461; Metazoa - 14; Fungi - 1454; Plants - 1502; Viruses - 2; Other Eukaryotes - 135 (source: NCBI BLink).) gives MKKTWFLNFSLFFLQIFTSSNALDVTQFGAVGDGVTDDSQAFLKAWEAVCSGTGDGQFVVPAGMTFMLQPLKFQGSCKSTPVFVQMLGKLVAPSKGNWKGDKDQWILFTDIEGLVIEGDGEINGQGSSWWEHKGSRPTFRSCNNLRLSGLTHLDSPMAHIHISECNYVTISSLRINAPESSPNTDGIDVGASSNVVIQDCIIATGDDCIAINSGTSNIHISGIDCGPGHGISIGSLGKDGETATVENVCVQNCNFRGTMNGARIKTWQGGSGYARMITFNGITLDNVENPIIIDQFYNGGDSDNAKDRKSSAVEVSKVVFSNFIGTSKSEYGVDFRCSERVPCTEIFLRDMKIETASSGSGQVAQGQCLNVRGASTIAVPGLECLELSTDMFSSAQLLEQTCMSAQSVQPRTTTQPMQDPIWVFQSRGKQLRVYNIAILVSFISLVTYILAR, from the exons ATG aagaagacttggtTCTTGAATTTCTCACTgttctttcttcaaatcttcaCATCTTCGAATGCATTGGATGTTACTCAATTCGGAGCGGTTGGAGATGGAGTTACAGACGATTCACAG gcgTTCTTGAAAGCTTGGGAAGCTGTGTGTAGCGGAACAGGAGATGGGCAGTTTGTCGTTCCGGCAGGGATGACATTTATGTTACAGCCCCTGAAGTTTCAAGGGTCTTGCAAATCCACCCCTGTTTTTGTTCAG ATGTTAGGCAAGCTGGTTGCACCGAGTAAAGGAAATTGGAAAGGGgacaaagatcaatggatTCTTTTTACAGACATTGAAGGACTTGTGATTGAAGGTGACGGTGAAATTAACGGCCAGGGTTCGAGCTGGTGGGAACACAAAGGCTCTAGACCTACC TTCAGGAGCTGCAACAACCTTAGATTGAGTGGGTTAACGCATTTAGATAGTCCAATGGCTCACATTCACATAAGCGAGTGCAACTATGTGACCATCTCAAGCCTACGAATAAATGCACCTGAATCAAGTCCTAACACCGATGGAATCGACGTAGGGGCTTCATCCAACGTTGTCATCCAGGATTGCATCATCGCAACCG GTGATGATTGCATTGCGATTAATTCGGGGACGTCTAACATCCACATTTCCGGTATAGATTGCGGACCAGGCCATGGGATAAG CATAGGAAGCTTGGGAAAAGATGGAGAGACAGCTACAGTGGAGAATGTATGTGTCCAAAACTGTAACTTTAGAGGAACTATGAATGGAGCTCGGATCAAAACTTGGCAG gGCGGATCGGGTTACGCGAGAATGATTACTTTCAATGGAATTACTCTAGACAATGTTGAAAATCCAATCATAATCGATCAGTTCTATAACGGTGGCGATTCCGATAATGCCAAAGATCGTAAG TCGTCGGCAGTGGAAGTGAGCAAAGTGGTGTTTAGTAATTTCATTGGGACGTCAAAGTCAGAGTACGGTGTTGACTTCCGATGCAGCGAGAGAGTTCCATGCACAGAGATTTTCTTGAGAGACATGAAAATAGAAACGGCATCATCAGGATCAGGACAAGTCGCACAAGGACAGTGTTTAAACGTGAGAGGTGCGTCTACAATTGCTGTACCAGGTCTAGAATGTTTAGAACTTTCCACAGATATGTTTTCATCGGCGCAATTGCTGGAACAAACTTGCATGTCGGCACAATCAGTGCAACcaagaacaacaacacaacCGATGCAAGATCCAATATGGGTTTTTCAAAGCAGAGGGAAACAACTTAGAGTTTACAATATTGCCATATTAGTTTCATTTATCTCTTTGGTTACATATATTTTAGCTAGATAG
- a CDS encoding Single hybrid motif superfamily protein: MTYVTGSLGVPKIKISAVDLSRVRSGSLLIPYNQRSLLRQRPVKYLSLKTTFGSVKAVQVSTVPTAETSATIEVKDSKEIKSSRLNAQLVPKPSEVEALVTEICDSSSIAEFELKLGGFRLYVARNIADNSSLQPPPTPAVTASNATTESPESNGSASSTSLAISKPASSAADQGLMILQSPKVGFFRRSKTIKGKRLPSSCKEKDQVKEGQILCYIEQLGGQFPIESDVTGEVVKILREDGGKACRIQ, from the exons ATGACGTATGTTACAGGTAGCCTAGGAGTtcctaaaattaaaatctcgGCAGTAGACCTTAGTAGAGTAAGATCTGGAAGCTTACTGATACCATACAATCAAAGATCATTGCTTCGACAAAGGCCAGTGAAGTACTTGAGTCTGAAGACAACATTTGGATCTGTGAAAGCTGTCCAAGTGTCTACTGTCCCAACTGCAGAAACATCAG CTACTATAGAAGTAAAAGATTCTAAAGAGATCAAGTCATCTCGATTAAACGCTCAGCTTGTTCCCAAGCCTTCTGAG GTGGAAGCCCTTGTAACTGAAATATGCGATTCTTCATCAATTGCAGAGTTTGAACTGAAA CTGGGGGGTTTCCGACTATATGTAGCAAGGAACATAGCTGACAATAGTAGTCTACAACCTCCGCCAACTCCTGCTGTGACTGCTTCAAATGCAACTACCGAGAGTCCTGAGTCGAATGGATCAGCTTCCTCTACTTCACTGGCTATCTCAAAACCAGCATCGTCAGCCGCTGATCAGGGTTTGATGATTCTCCAATCTCCAAAA GTAGGGTTCTTCAGGAGATCCAAAACCATAAAGGGTAAACGCCTGCCTTCGTCTTGTAAAGAG AAAGACCAAGTGAAAGAAGGTCAAATTCTGTGCTACATTGAACAACTCGGTGGCCAATTTCCAATCGAG TCTGATGTTACCGGCGAGGTAGTCAAGATACTCCGAGAAGATGGAGGCAA AGCCTGTAGGATACAATGA
- a CDS encoding P-loop containing nucleoside triphosphate hydrolases superfamily protein (P-loop containing nucleoside triphosphate hydrolases superfamily protein; FUNCTIONS IN: ATP binding; INVOLVED IN: defense response, apoptosis; LOCATED IN: cellular_component unknown; CONTAINS InterPro DOMAIN/s: NB-ARC (InterPro:IPR002182), Disease resistance protein (InterPro:IPR000767); BEST Arabidopsis thaliana protein match is: P-loop containing nucleoside triphosphate hydrolases superfamily protein (TAIR:AT1G52660.1); Has 8240 Blast hits to 8184 proteins in 274 species: Archae - 5; Bacteria - 45; Metazoa - 1; Fungi - 0; Plants - 8188; Viruses - 0; Other Eukaryotes - 1 (source: NCBI BLink).), with translation MGKDFKSMVTRCIYVGKENDNVKKLKTATEELKDLRNIVMKRVKMYEDQQKLKRLEKVQVWLRQADVAIKEAEEMLITLMSSSSSNGSSMMSFHKLDKKLCKKLKEVQEIKSRGTFDVVVENSGIGSGSMMISNVDRDDQTVGLEAVSGLVWRCMTVDNTGIIGLYGVEGVGKTTVLTQVNNRLLQHKLNGFDFVIWVFVSKNVNLEKIQDTIREKIGFLDRSWMSKTEEEKAGKIFEILSKRRFALFLDDVWEKVDLVKAGVPPPDGLNRSKIVFTTCSDEVCQEMGAQTKIKMEKLPWERAWDLFKMNAGEEIVKSHPDITKVAQEVAAKCDGLPLALVTIGRAMASKKTPQEWRDALYILSTSPPNFSVLKLLDRN, from the exons ATGGGGAAAGATTTCAAGAGTATGGTGACACGATGCATCTACGTCGGAAAAGAGAACGATAACGTGAAGAAGCTGAAAACCGCTACAGAGGAGCTCAAAGATTTACGCAACATTGTGATGAAAAGGGTCAAAATGTATGAAGACCAACAGAAGCTGAAGCGGCTCGAGAAAGTCCAAGTCTGGCTTAGACAAGCCGATGTAGCGatcaaagaagcagaagaaatgTTGATAACGTTGatgtcttcctcttcttctaatGGATCGAGCATGATGAGTTTTCACAAGCTGGACAAGAAGCTTTGCAAGAAGCTGAAAGAGGTTCAGGAGATAAAGAGCAGAGGAACATTCGATGTGGTGGTTGAGAATAGTGGCATTGGTAGTGGATCGATGATGATTTCGAATGTTGATAGAGATGATCAGACGGTTGGGTTGGAGGCGGTTTCCGGGCTAGTGTGGAGGTGTATGACGGTGGATAACACCGGGATTATTGGGTTGTACGGCGTGGAAGGTGTTGGGAAGACGACGGTGTTGACTCAGGTAAACAACAGGTTGCTTCAGCACAAGTTAAATGGGTTTGACTTTGTGATTTGGGTGTTTGTGTCCAAGAATGTGAATCTTGAAAAGATTCAGGACACGATCCGAGAGAAGATAGGGTTTCTTGATAGGTCGTGGATGAGCAagacagaggaagagaaagccGGTAAGATCTTCGAGATACTTAGCAAGAGACGATTCGCTTTATTCCTCGATGACGTTTGGGAGAAAGTCGATCTAG TGAAAGCTGGTGTGCCGCCTCCGGATGGACTGAACAGGTCTAAGATCGTGTTCACAACCTGTTCGGACGAGGTTTGTCAAGAAATGGGAGCACAAACTAAGATCAAAATGGAGAAGCTGCCATGGGAGAGAGCTTGGGACTTGTTTAAGATGAATGCTGGAGAAGAGATAGTGAAGAGCCACCCGGACATAACCAAAGTTGCTCAAGAGGTTGCAGCCAAGTGTGATGGCCTCCCGCTGGCTCTGGTCACAATTGGCCGAGCCATGGCCTCTAAGAAAACACCTCAGGAATGGCGTGACGCTTTGTACATCTTGAGTACCTCTCCTCCTAATTTCTCAG TTCTCAAGTTACTAGACAGGAACTAA
- a CDS encoding Pectin lyase-like superfamily protein (Pectin lyase-like superfamily protein; FUNCTIONS IN: polygalacturonase activity; INVOLVED IN: response to cyclopentenone, carbohydrate metabolic process; LOCATED IN: anchored to plasma membrane, anchored to membrane, plant-type cell wall; EXPRESSED IN: 21 plant structures; EXPRESSED DURING: 13 growth stages; CONTAINS InterPro DOMAIN/s: Pectin lyase fold/virulence factor (InterPro:IPR011050), Glycoside hydrolase, family 28 (InterPro:IPR000743), Pectin lyase fold (InterPro:IPR012334), Parallel beta-helix repeat (InterPro:IPR006626); BEST Arabidopsis thaliana protein match is: Pectin lyase-like superfamily protein (TAIR:AT4G35670.1); Has 4585 Blast hits to 4565 proteins in 589 species: Archae - 6; Bacteria - 1460; Metazoa - 14; Fungi - 1454; Plants - 1510; Viruses - 2; Other Eukaryotes - 139 (source: NCBI BLink).), which yields MKKKTWFLNFSLFFLQIFTSSNALDVTQFGAVGDGVTDDSQAFLKAWEAVCSGTGDGQFVVPAGMTFMLQPLKFQGSCKSTPVFVQMLGKLVAPSKGNWKGDKDQWILFTDIEGLVIEGDGEINGQGSSWWEHKGSRPTALKFRSCNNLRLSGLTHLDSPMAHIHISECNYVTISSLRINAPESSPNTDGIDVGASSNVVIQDCIIATGDDCIAINSGTSNIHISGIDCGPGHGISIGSLGKDGETATVENVCVQNCNFRGTMNGARIKTWQGGSGYARMITFNGITLDNVENPIIIDQFYNGGDSDNAKDRKSSAVEVSKVVFSNFIGTSKSEYGVDFRCSERVPCTEIFLRDMKIETASSGSGQVAQGQCLNVRGASTIAVPGLECLELSTDMFSSAQLLEQTCMSAQSVQPRTTTQPMQDPIWVFQSRGKQLRVYNIAILVSFISLVTYILAR from the exons atgaagaagaagacttggtTCTTGAATTTCTCACTgttctttcttcaaatcttcaCATCTTCGAATGCATTGGATGTTACTCAATTCGGAGCGGTTGGAGATGGAGTTACAGACGATTCACAG gcgTTCTTGAAAGCTTGGGAAGCTGTGTGTAGCGGAACAGGAGATGGGCAGTTTGTCGTTCCGGCAGGGATGACATTTATGTTACAGCCCCTGAAGTTTCAAGGGTCTTGCAAATCCACCCCTGTTTTTGTTCAG ATGTTAGGCAAGCTGGTTGCACCGAGTAAAGGAAATTGGAAAGGGgacaaagatcaatggatTCTTTTTACAGACATTGAAGGACTTGTGATTGAAGGTGACGGTGAAATTAACGGCCAGGGTTCGAGCTGGTGGGAACACAAAGGCTCTAGACCTACC GCATTGAAGTTCAGGAGCTGCAACAACCTTAGATTGAGTGGGTTAACGCATTTAGATAGTCCAATGGCTCACATTCACATAAGCGAGTGCAACTATGTGACCATCTCAAGCCTACGAATAAATGCACCTGAATCAAGTCCTAACACCGATGGAATCGACGTAGGGGCTTCATCCAACGTTGTCATCCAGGATTGCATCATCGCAACCG GTGATGATTGCATTGCGATTAATTCGGGGACGTCTAACATCCACATTTCCGGTATAGATTGCGGACCAGGCCATGGGATAAG CATAGGAAGCTTGGGAAAAGATGGAGAGACAGCTACAGTGGAGAATGTATGTGTCCAAAACTGTAACTTTAGAGGAACTATGAATGGAGCTCGGATCAAAACTTGGCAG gGCGGATCGGGTTACGCGAGAATGATTACTTTCAATGGAATTACTCTAGACAATGTTGAAAATCCAATCATAATCGATCAGTTCTATAACGGTGGCGATTCCGATAATGCCAAAGATCGTAAG TCGTCGGCAGTGGAAGTGAGCAAAGTGGTGTTTAGTAATTTCATTGGGACGTCAAAGTCAGAGTACGGTGTTGACTTCCGATGCAGCGAGAGAGTTCCATGCACAGAGATTTTCTTGAGAGACATGAAAATAGAAACGGCATCATCAGGATCAGGACAAGTCGCACAAGGACAGTGTTTAAACGTGAGAGGTGCGTCTACAATTGCTGTACCAGGTCTAGAATGTTTAGAACTTTCCACAGATATGTTTTCATCGGCGCAATTGCTGGAACAAACTTGCATGTCGGCACAATCAGTGCAACcaagaacaacaacacaacCGATGCAAGATCCAATATGGGTTTTTCAAAGCAGAGGGAAACAACTTAGAGTTTACAATATTGCCATATTAGTTTCATTTATCTCTTTGGTTACATATATTTTAGCTAGATAG
- a CDS encoding P-loop containing nucleoside triphosphate hydrolases superfamily protein, which produces MGKDFKSMVTRCIYVGKENDNVKKLKTATEELKDLRNIVMKRVKMYEDQQKLKRLEKVQVWLRQADVAIKEAEEMLITLMSSSSSNGSSMMSFHKLDKKLCKKLKEVQEIKSRGTFDVVVENSGIGSGSMMISNVDRDDQTVGLEAVSGLVWRCMTVDNTGIIGLYGVEGVGKTTVLTQVNNRLLQHKLNGFDFVIWVFVSKNVNLEKIQDTIREKIGFLDRSWMSKTEEEKAGKIFEILSKRRFALFLDDVWEKVDLVKAGVPPPDGLNRSKIVFTTCSDEVCQEMGAQTKIKMEKLPWERAWDLFKMNAGEEIVKSHPDITKVAQEVAAKCDGLPLALVTIGRAMASKKTPQEWRDALYILSTSPPNFSGPIL; this is translated from the exons ATGGGGAAAGATTTCAAGAGTATGGTGACACGATGCATCTACGTCGGAAAAGAGAACGATAACGTGAAGAAGCTGAAAACCGCTACAGAGGAGCTCAAAGATTTACGCAACATTGTGATGAAAAGGGTCAAAATGTATGAAGACCAACAGAAGCTGAAGCGGCTCGAGAAAGTCCAAGTCTGGCTTAGACAAGCCGATGTAGCGatcaaagaagcagaagaaatgTTGATAACGTTGatgtcttcctcttcttctaatGGATCGAGCATGATGAGTTTTCACAAGCTGGACAAGAAGCTTTGCAAGAAGCTGAAAGAGGTTCAGGAGATAAAGAGCAGAGGAACATTCGATGTGGTGGTTGAGAATAGTGGCATTGGTAGTGGATCGATGATGATTTCGAATGTTGATAGAGATGATCAGACGGTTGGGTTGGAGGCGGTTTCCGGGCTAGTGTGGAGGTGTATGACGGTGGATAACACCGGGATTATTGGGTTGTACGGCGTGGAAGGTGTTGGGAAGACGACGGTGTTGACTCAGGTAAACAACAGGTTGCTTCAGCACAAGTTAAATGGGTTTGACTTTGTGATTTGGGTGTTTGTGTCCAAGAATGTGAATCTTGAAAAGATTCAGGACACGATCCGAGAGAAGATAGGGTTTCTTGATAGGTCGTGGATGAGCAagacagaggaagagaaagccGGTAAGATCTTCGAGATACTTAGCAAGAGACGATTCGCTTTATTCCTCGATGACGTTTGGGAGAAAGTCGATCTAG TGAAAGCTGGTGTGCCGCCTCCGGATGGACTGAACAGGTCTAAGATCGTGTTCACAACCTGTTCGGACGAGGTTTGTCAAGAAATGGGAGCACAAACTAAGATCAAAATGGAGAAGCTGCCATGGGAGAGAGCTTGGGACTTGTTTAAGATGAATGCTGGAGAAGAGATAGTGAAGAGCCACCCGGACATAACCAAAGTTGCTCAAGAGGTTGCAGCCAAGTGTGATGGCCTCCCGCTGGCTCTGGTCACAATTGGCCGAGCCATGGCCTCTAAGAAAACACCTCAGGAATGGCGTGACGCTTTGTACATCTTGAGTACCTCTCCTCCTAATTTCTCAGGTCCAATtctataa